GCAGGAAGAACGGGACGAAGCACAGGTGGGACGCAGTGTGGGCCAGGCCCACGCTCAGCGCGGCCCGACCCGGGTGCTCCAGGCCGTCGGCGACGGCGAACACGGCCACCAGGGGCGCGGCGACGACACCGGCCAGGACGCAGGCCGCGAGGTAGCGGCGCAGCTCGTCGTCGGTGCGCAGCTCGGGGCGCCGTCCGTCGGCCCGCTGCAGCAGCCGGGCCGCCAGGAGCACCTCGACCATGGTCGTCACGACCGCGCCCAGCACGAGCGTGCCGGGCAGACCGCTCCAGGAGGTGGCCGCGGCGGCGACCAGCCCGACGGCCAGGGCCACGACCGGCCGCCACCGCGGGACGGACAGGACGACCGCCCCGGTGCCGAGACCGATCGGCCACAGTCCGGCCAGGTGCTCTGGACCACCCCCACGGGACGTGAGCCAGCCGAGGACGGCGAACAGGAGCAGCAGCCCCACGACGCCTGCGCCCCGCTGCTGGCGCACGGGGCGCGTCACCCACCTCGACACCCTCCTCAGTGTGCCGGTCGGCGCCTCCCCCCACACGCGAACCCCCAGGTCGTACGGTGACCGGGTGACCTCGGACCCACGCAGCGACCACCCCACCTATGACGTCGTCGTCGTCGGAGGGGGCCACAACGGTCTGGTCGCCGCGGCCTACCTGGCCCGCGCCGGGCTCTCCGTGCAGGTGCTCGAGCGGCTCGACCACACCGGGGGCGCCGCCGTGTCGGCCGCGGCCTTCGCCGGGCACCCGACGCGGCTCTCGCGCTACTCCTACCTGGTCTCGGTGATGCCGGAGCAGCTGATGGCCGACCTGCGCCTCGACATCCAGCTCCTCTCGCGCCGTACGGCGTCGTACACCCCCACGCTGCGCGACCAGAGGCCCGGCGGCCTGCTCGTCGAGCGGCACGAGCGCGACGCCACGCGCGCCTCGTTCCTCGAGCTGACCGGCGGCGAGACCGAGTACGACGCCTGGCGCGAGTTCTACGCCGACGTCGCCGAGATGGCCCACGTCGTCGCGCCGACGCTGCTCGAGCCGCTGCCCCACGAGCGCGACGTGCGCGACCGGGTCGACCCCGGCATCTGGCGCGACCTCGTCACGCGACCGCTCGGCGAGGCCGTCGAGCGCCGGTTCACCGACGACACCGTGCGCGGGGTGGTCGCGACCGACGCGCTGATCGGCACCTTCGCCTCGCTGCACGATCCCTCGCTGGTGCAGAACCGCTGCTTCCTCTACCACCTCATCGGCAACGGCAAGGGCGAGTGGCGGGTGCCCGTCGGCGGCATGGGCTCGCTCAGCGGCGCGCTCGAGAAGGCAGCGCGCTCGGCCGGCGCCGACATCGTCACCGAGGCCGGGGTGAGCGCGATCCGCGCCGACCAGACCGGCGGCGGCGAGGTCGACTGGACCGCCCCCGACGGCACCACCCACACCGTCGGCGCGCGCTTCGTGCTGGCCAACGTGGCGCCGTGGGTGCTGCGCATCCTGCTCGGCGAGCCCGAGGACCCCGACACCAAGCCCGAGGGCTCTCAACTCAAGATCAACCTGCTGCTCGACCGGCTCCCCCGGCTGCGCTCGGGCGTCGACCCGACCGTCGCCTTTGCCGGCACCCTGCACCTCGGCGAGGACTACTCCCAGCTCGAGGCGGCGTACGCCGACGCGGCGGCCGGACGCGTGCCCGCGGCCATGCCCGGCGAGGTCTACTGCCACTCGCTGAGCGACCCGAGCATCCTGGGCGACGTCCCGCCCGGCACCCACACGCTGACCTACTTCGGCC
The Nocardioides plantarum genome window above contains:
- a CDS encoding phytoene desaturase family protein → MTSDPRSDHPTYDVVVVGGGHNGLVAAAYLARAGLSVQVLERLDHTGGAAVSAAAFAGHPTRLSRYSYLVSVMPEQLMADLRLDIQLLSRRTASYTPTLRDQRPGGLLVERHERDATRASFLELTGGETEYDAWREFYADVAEMAHVVAPTLLEPLPHERDVRDRVDPGIWRDLVTRPLGEAVERRFTDDTVRGVVATDALIGTFASLHDPSLVQNRCFLYHLIGNGKGEWRVPVGGMGSLSGALEKAARSAGADIVTEAGVSAIRADQTGGGEVDWTAPDGTTHTVGARFVLANVAPWVLRILLGEPEDPDTKPEGSQLKINLLLDRLPRLRSGVDPTVAFAGTLHLGEDYSQLEAAYADAAAGRVPAAMPGEVYCHSLSDPSILGDVPPGTHTLTYFGLHTPASLFDADPEGAKRLAVERAIASLDQHLVEPLMSCVAFDAQGDPCVEAKIPQDVERDLAMPGGHIFHGDLDWPWASARARLDTPAQRWGVQTDRDAVLLCGSGSRRGGAVSGLGGHHAAQAVLESL